In the genome of Lactuca sativa cultivar Salinas chromosome 3, Lsat_Salinas_v11, whole genome shotgun sequence, the window AAAATTATAAATGTCTCTGTATGATAATTATTGTTGTTAGCTTGTGTCTTCTATGTGACCGTTATGCCTAATCATTTGTTGTGAAAAATTCTGTCACTTGCGCGTTATGCGGTTTGTTATGTTTTGATTTAATAGTGTATAGTTATTGTTCTTTCTTGGATTTTGGAATGTTATGTCTATTACATTTAATAGTTTGCCGTTTTTACATCTCAACTCTATGACTTTTAATATTGTTAATTTATGTGGAATCAATAGATTTTCTTTCCGAAAGAGCCCTTAAGGAGAGATGCGAGATTCCAACTTATATAGAGGTAGATAAGACTGTGTTTAACCGATGTGGGACTTCAATAAGGCTTGATGAATGATAAGATTAGACTAGAAGTGTGTTGAGTTTTTGGGTTGTGATACCATGTGAGATATTGGAGTCTCACCTCTCTTCCTAAGAAATCTTTCATATAGAAATTCAAGGACTCCACAATCCACATATATCACAAATCACAATATGCTTACATGTGTTTTTGTTCTTTTTGTTTTAGCTGCAATAACATTGTAACAAGGGTTTAGGGGCATCTTATCTGGGTTAAAATATTTGATGTTTGAACAGCATTTTTCTTGTCGTTTTAACAACCTTGTCATAACTAATTTAACATCTCTTGCACTATTTAACAAGATTTGAAATGTTAACATAACATTTGCTTCTGTTCTTGAAATCAAAATCCTCAAGATCAGGTGTTTTGTTAATTTCAACTTTAAATAAAACCTTAATTATGTATATTGAAATATATCATGTCTCTTTTGGAAATTGTTAACTGTTTTCCATAACTCATACTtatatgatgttttgaatattatgtCTTCTCTTATCAAATCTGGTTGGTTTATGTCTTTCCGTATACTAATTTAAGCAAGTTAATCATTTAATTCTTACTTTGTAGTTTCATTACAATTTTTCCCTTTTTGAATGAGTCTTATTGGTTTATAATATCTTTTTGATCTTCTTAaatgtttttaagtttttttgacCTTGTAAATTCATTGATTATGTAGGAATCCAAAATACACAATGTCTCCagcatcaaagtcaaagtcaaaggacAAAAGGGCAGCCGCCAAGGACCCACCAAAATCAACCAATAAAACCACCTCAACTCCAACTTCCGGCGGCGGCACCGCCACCAACAGCTACAACCCCCTTCTCGGAACCTTCCATGCACTCGATATAAACAACACAGACGATCATACCCAAAACGCCCTTGGGGTCGAATACGACTCCTTATCCAACAACGGAAGCTGGTCCGGTGAATCCGAAGACCACAAAGACAAAACCTCCGGCACCCCCTCCCGCCAtgaaccaccaccaccgccaggTGTCGACAACGATAAACGCGAAAAAATCCgccaaaaaaacgaaaaaaaacatCAACGACAAAAAGAAAGACGCGCTCAAGAACTCCATGAAAGATGCAGCGGTTATCTAATGTCAAGAAAGCTGGAAGCATTAGCTCAACAGTTAGTTTCAATGGGGTTTTCTTCAGAACGTGCAACCATGGCTCTTATTTTAAACGAAGGCCGAGTCGAACAATCCGTCGCGTGGCTGTTCGACGGCGGTGAAGACTCCGAACACCGCGCCGCCGCCTCCGGCGGTGGCGGCGGCCACCTCAAAATCGACATCTCCGAGGAGCTCGCCCGGATCACTGAAATGGAAACAAAATTTAAATGCTCAAAACAGGAAGTCGAACGGGCGGTTGTCGCCTGTGAAGGCGACCTCGACCAGGCGGCAGAAACCTTAAAATCTCAAAAACACGAACCGCCTGCCGCCCCGAAAGTTGAAGAATCCGGCGAACCACCTGCCGGGCCGCCGAAGGCCGCCCCAACAACTTCAAGAACGTTATTAAAACCGCAGAAAAGTGAAGATAAAGATTTTAATTATACAAAAACAGTGAATATCGGGCCACCAGCTGGCGACCCTGGAGTCAAAAGCTTGCAGTTGTTGAAAAAAATTCCGGCGAGCTCCGAGAAGCGGTGGCCGGTGGCGGTTTCCAGAGCAAACCCTCCGCCGCCACCGAAAGCCGAACTGAAAAGCCTCCAGCTCGGGTCGGTGAGGGAACCGGTTATTGTAATGCAGAGGCCTAAATCAAAGCCTATACCTACAGTAAGCTCGTCATCCTCCGAGTGGCACCCTACAGTAACTAACATGAACCCTAACGGATTCTCACATAGCATGCCAAGCTATGGGACAAGTGTCAACACACAATTGTACGATCAGTTTCACTACCCGCACCAGCACGCGGTGGATAATCATCATTTTAGTCAACAAAACGGGATTAGCCATAGCCATAGCCATAACCATTTCAACAACGGTGGTATCTGGAACAGAATGGGCGGTGTAAGTGGCGGCACCACCACTCCGCCGCTAGCTGCC includes:
- the LOC111911520 gene encoding uncharacterized protein LOC111911520, translated to MSPASKSKSKDKRAAAKDPPKSTNKTTSTPTSGGGTATNSYNPLLGTFHALDINNTDDHTQNALGVEYDSLSNNGSWSGESEDHKDKTSGTPSRHEPPPPPGVDNDKREKIRQKNEKKHQRQKERRAQELHERCSGYLMSRKLEALAQQLVSMGFSSERATMALILNEGRVEQSVAWLFDGGEDSEHRAAASGGGGGHLKIDISEELARITEMETKFKCSKQEVERAVVACEGDLDQAAETLKSQKHEPPAAPKVEESGEPPAGPPKAAPTTSRTLLKPQKSEDKDFNYTKTVNIGPPAGDPGVKSLQLLKKIPASSEKRWPVAVSRANPPPPPKAELKSLQLGSVREPVIVMQRPKSKPIPTVSSSSSEWHPTVTNMNPNGFSHSMPSYGTSVNTQLYDQFHYPHQHAVDNHHFSQQNGISHSHSHNHFNNGGIWNRMGGVSGGTTTPPLAAASSLGLFTGSNGSSGPSSPVDWNAGDSVQFDYTNIDWSLDRIPARPNGMWMNLGTAGNGGEFYSSGKAATRPPGLHPEVAVAVGSEAAAGGGGGGREWSSPFEEKELFSFPRQFVSSPSL